The stretch of DNA GCGCGTCCGCCAGCAGGGCGTCGCGGTTCAGGATGTCCAGGGCCAGGTCCTCGCGCAGGCTCGCCAGGCTCGGGTCGCCCTCGGGCAGCGCCGCGATGCGAGCTTCCGTTTCGGGGATGCCGATCGCGAACCATTCCAGGGCTTGCGGCCGGAAGGCCAGGCCGTCGGCCATGCCCTCGGCGACCAGCTCGTGGCCGACGATCTCGCAGTCGGCGTAGACCGCGTTGCCGCCGGTGTGGTCGCCGTGCTCGTGGGTGTTGACCAGCGTCGTGAAGTCGCCGCGCCCGAGCTCGCGCGCGATGACGCGCCGCAGCTCGCGGTCGACCAGCGGGTTGCCGGTCGTGTCCACGACCAGGATGCCCTTCTGCGTGGCGAAGGCGACCGTCGCCGTCGAGGAGATGTGGTCGCCGACCCAGACCCTGACGACCCCCTCGCCGAGTTTCTGTACGTGGACCGGCAGCCCGGCCACCGTTTCGGCGGCGGCGGTCGCCGCCGTGAGCACCATCGCTAGGCCGATCAACAGCCCGCACCGCTTGTTCATCTCCGCTCCCCCGTGTGGTTGATGACGGCGCCTCGGGGCGTGGGGCGAGGCGTTCTGGTACTTACGGGGAATTGATCATCTGGTTTCACTGAAGCGGAGGTTCTACCGAAAGCAGGCCCCTACGCAAGGAACCGTCTGCCCACCCCGCTCCCACTGCAGCGTCGCGTGCCCGATGCCGAAGCGGTCGTGGAGCTCCCGGCAGGCCCGGGCCAGCAGCTCGTCGTCGTCGCGCGGGTCGGGCTTCACGAGGTGGGCGGTGAGCGCGGACTCGGTCGTGCTCATGCCCCAGATGTGCAGGTCGTGGACGGCCGTCACCCCGGGCAACCCGCCCAGGTATGCCTCCACCGCCGCGGGGTCGATCCCCGCCGGCACCGCCGCCAGCGCCAGGTCCACCGACT from bacterium encodes:
- a CDS encoding MBL fold metallo-hydrolase is translated as MNKRCGLLIGLAMVLTAATAAAETVAGLPVHVQKLGEGVVRVWVGDHISSTATVAFATQKGILVVDTTGNPLVDRELRRVIARELGRGDFTTLVNTHEHGDHTGGNAVYADCEIVGHELVAEGMADGLAFRPQALEWFAIGIPETEARIAALPEGDPSLASLREDLALDILNRDALLADAPLVPPTRTFADRLTLDMGDTTFELYYTGGMHTASDIAVFVPRHGILMTGDTMSDRWLTDTPGCLAS